A region from the Engraulis encrasicolus isolate BLACKSEA-1 chromosome 18, IST_EnEncr_1.0, whole genome shotgun sequence genome encodes:
- the LOC134468753 gene encoding adhesion G-protein coupled receptor G6-like: MKKTVVGESAVEYDMGEIAVTVASANCCAQDDFIAFSSPQNIPGYNTMDARIPMEAVGQNPQDQQKAAVVHYKSPQQFLVRQDVELSSAVVRVEVLGEPQALFRECLRMVFTGTLTQIPGLEETLGHHWIILSYISYIGCGLSAFFCFICILTYFILRKVRKDPGPAIHSSLAGALLLLNSSFLLNQWASSNAVLCVCVAVAIEAGLLSSFTWMAIEALHLYLLLVKVFNTYVRRYLLKLSLIGWGVPALLVTVSLLVKVGDTPVYGLIEVEDTGYCWITDDVFAYGMNVTFFSLVFIFNFGVLVTVSSRILRRSHNPSTLPGVSCKDLLTVLSMTCLLGTTWGLAFLSMDYTNIPILYLFCILNSLQA; this comes from the exons ATGAAGAAGACAGTCGTGGGGGAGTCTGCGGTGGAGTACGATATGGGTGAAATCGCCGTGACGGTCGCCTCAGCCAACTGCTGTGCTCAAGACGACTTCATAGCATTCTCTTCTCCACAG AATATCCCAGGCTACAACACCATGGACGCACGCATTCCTATGGAAGCCGTTGGCCAGAATCCTCAGGATCAGCAGAAAGCAGCTGTGGTGCACTACAAATCCCCACAGCAGTTCTTG GTGAGGCAGGATGTGGAGCTGAGCTCTGCTGTGGTGCGTGTGGAGGTGCTGGGAGAGCCGCAGGCTCTGTTCAGGGAATGCCTCAGGATGGTATTCACCGGCACTCTCACTCAG atcccaGGGCTGGAGGAGACCTTGGGGCATCACTGGATCATCCTGTCCTACATCAGCTACATCGGCTGCGGCCTCTCAGCCTTCTTCTGCTTCATCTGCATCCTCACCTACTTCATACTgcg taaaGTGCGTAAGGATCCGGGGCCTGCTATCCACAGCTCTCTGGCCGGTGCTCTGCTGCTGCTCAACTCCTCCTTCCTGCTCAACCAATGGGCTTCCAGCAACGcggtgttgtgcgtgtgcgttgccGTGGCAATAGAGGCGGGTCTTCTGAGCTCCTTCACCTGGATGGCCATCGAGGCGCTGCACCTCTACCTGCTATTGGTCAAAGTCTTCAACACCTACGTCCGCAGATACCTGCTCAAACTCTCCCTCATTGGCTGGG gtGTTCCGGCGCTGCTGGTGACTGTGTCGCTGCTGGTGAAGGTGGGAGACACACCTGTGTATGGTCTCATCGAGGTCGAGGACACaggcta ttgctggATTACAGATGATGTGTTTGCCTATGGTATGAACGTCACCTTCTTCTCCCTGGTCTTCATCTTCAACTTCGGAGTGCTGGTGACCGTCAGCAGCCGCATCCTGCGCCGCTCACACAACCCCAGCACACTGCctg gtgtgtccTGCAAGGACCTGCTGACGGTGTTGAGTATGACGTGTCTGCTGGGCACCACGTGGGGGCTGGCCTTCCTCAGCATGGATTACACCAACATCCCCATCCTCTACCTCTTCTGCATACTCAACTCACtacagg CGtaa